In a genomic window of Mycolicibacter heraklionensis:
- a CDS encoding TetR/AcrR family transcriptional regulator, with protein sequence MSSESVAAVTVTDPAPRNRRQEETFRKVLRAGVEMLRETSYADLTVRAVAARAKVAPATAYTYFSSKNHLIAEVYLDLVRQVPYFTDVNEPMPSRVNQALRHLALVVADEPEVAAACTAALLSGNSDPAVRAVRDRIGAEIHRRITSAFGPDAEPEKVSALEMTFFGALVNAGSGAFTYHQITDRLAYVVSLILESGASR encoded by the coding sequence GTGTCCAGCGAATCGGTGGCGGCAGTCACAGTGACTGATCCGGCCCCACGCAACCGGCGCCAGGAGGAGACCTTCCGCAAGGTGCTGCGTGCCGGCGTCGAGATGCTGCGGGAAACGTCCTACGCAGACTTGACCGTCCGCGCGGTCGCCGCGCGCGCCAAGGTCGCCCCGGCCACCGCCTACACCTACTTCTCGTCCAAGAACCATCTGATCGCCGAGGTGTACCTGGACCTGGTGCGCCAGGTCCCGTACTTCACCGACGTCAACGAGCCGATGCCGAGTCGGGTCAACCAGGCACTACGGCACCTTGCACTGGTGGTCGCCGACGAACCTGAGGTCGCCGCGGCCTGCACGGCGGCGCTGCTCAGCGGCAACAGCGACCCAGCGGTCCGCGCGGTGCGCGATCGGATCGGCGCGGAGATCCACCGCCGCATCACCTCGGCGTTCGGCCCGGACGCGGAGCCGGAGAAGGTCTCCGCCCTGGAGATGACCTTCTTCGGCGCTCTGGTCAACGCCGGCAGCGGCGCCTTCACCTACCACCAGATCACCGATCGGCTGGCCTACGTGGTCAGCCTGATCCTCGAATCAGGAGCATCGCGATGA
- a CDS encoding aldehyde dehydrogenase, protein MALLADGVSRLLIDGKLTSGGAGGFATVNPATEEVLGEAANADTADMDRAIGAARRAFDETGWSTNTELRVRCVRQLRDAMREHVEELRDLTIADVGAPRMLTAGAQLEGPINDLSFAADTAENYEWTQDLGLASPMGIPTRRSVVREAVGVVGAITPWNFPHQINLAKLGPALAAGNTVVLKPAPDTPWVAAVLGELIAEHTDIPPGVVNIVTSTDHALGAMLAKDPRVDLVSFTGSTATGRSVMADAAATIKKVFLELGGKSAFLVLDDADLAAACSVAGFSVCLHAGQGCAITTRLVVPRARYDEAVAIAAGTMGSIKPGDPSKPGTICGPVISARQRDRVQSYLDLAITEGGEFACGGGRPADQPAGFFIEPTVISGLTNEARVAREEIFGPVLTVIPHDGDDDAVRIANDSPYGLSGTVYGADPERAAGVAARLRAGTVNVNGGVWYSADMPFGGYKQSGNGREMGIAGFEEYLEIKAIATAAN, encoded by the coding sequence ATGGCGTTACTGGCCGACGGCGTGAGCCGGCTGCTTATCGACGGCAAGCTGACCTCGGGCGGAGCCGGCGGCTTCGCCACCGTCAACCCGGCCACCGAAGAGGTGCTCGGTGAGGCGGCCAATGCCGACACCGCCGACATGGATCGCGCCATCGGCGCGGCGCGGCGGGCCTTCGATGAGACCGGCTGGTCGACCAACACCGAACTGCGGGTGCGCTGCGTACGTCAGCTGCGTGACGCGATGCGCGAGCATGTCGAGGAGCTTCGCGATCTGACCATCGCCGACGTGGGCGCGCCCCGGATGCTGACCGCCGGGGCGCAGTTGGAAGGGCCGATCAACGACCTCAGTTTCGCCGCGGACACCGCCGAAAACTACGAGTGGACACAGGATCTCGGCCTTGCCTCGCCAATGGGCATTCCCACTCGGCGCTCGGTGGTGCGGGAGGCGGTGGGCGTCGTGGGCGCCATCACCCCGTGGAACTTTCCGCACCAGATCAACCTGGCCAAGCTAGGCCCGGCGCTGGCCGCCGGCAACACCGTCGTGCTCAAGCCCGCACCCGACACCCCATGGGTCGCCGCGGTGCTCGGCGAGCTGATCGCCGAACACACCGACATTCCACCGGGCGTGGTCAACATCGTCACCTCGACCGACCATGCGCTGGGCGCCATGCTGGCTAAAGACCCTCGGGTGGACTTGGTTTCGTTCACCGGCTCGACCGCCACCGGCCGCAGCGTGATGGCGGACGCCGCCGCCACCATCAAGAAGGTGTTCCTGGAGCTGGGGGGCAAGTCCGCCTTCCTGGTGCTCGACGACGCCGACCTGGCCGCGGCCTGCTCGGTCGCCGGGTTCTCGGTCTGCCTGCACGCCGGGCAGGGCTGCGCGATCACCACCCGGCTGGTGGTGCCGCGAGCCCGCTACGACGAGGCGGTCGCCATCGCCGCGGGCACCATGGGCTCGATCAAGCCCGGCGACCCGTCCAAGCCCGGCACCATCTGCGGCCCGGTGATCTCGGCGCGCCAGCGCGACCGGGTACAGAGCTACCTGGATCTGGCGATCACCGAGGGCGGCGAGTTCGCGTGCGGTGGTGGTCGCCCGGCTGACCAGCCCGCCGGTTTCTTCATCGAACCCACGGTGATCTCCGGGCTGACCAATGAGGCGCGGGTGGCCCGCGAGGAGATCTTCGGGCCCGTGCTCACCGTGATCCCGCATGACGGCGACGACGACGCGGTGCGCATCGCCAACGACTCGCCCTACGGGCTGTCCGGCACCGTCTACGGCGCCGACCCCGAGCGGGCAGCGGGGGTCGCGGCGCGGCTGCGGGCCGGCACCGTCAACGTCAACGGCGGAGTCTGGTACTCCGCGGATATGCCGTTCGGCGGGTACAAGCAGTCCGGCAACGGCCGCGAGATGGGCATCGCCGGGTTCGAGGAGTACCTGGAAATCAAAGCCATTGCGACAGCAGCCAACTGA
- a CDS encoding cytochrome P450 has protein sequence MSLQTAPPVLNPYDYDFHEDPFPYYRRLRDEAPVYHNEELNFWAISRHQDVLHGFRNSEALSNRDGVSLDPVSRGPHAQLVMSFLAMDDPQHLRLRTLVSKGFTPRRIRELEPQVVRLARQHLDNAIQPGADGTCSFDFINDFAGKLPMDVISELMGVPEADRARIRELADGVLHREDGVTDVPQSAIQASMDLMTYYNEMIAGFKKNPADNLTSALLETEVDGDRLGDQEILAFLFLMVIAGNETTTKLLGSSIYWGHRNRDQLAPLYADRSRIPLWVEETLRYDTPSQILARTVAQDYTLHGTTIPADSVVLLLPGSGNRDERVFDDPDAFQIGRDIGSKLLSFGSGAHFCLGAHLARMEARVALDELFSRISDYQVDEANAVRVHSSNVRGFANLPITVKEA, from the coding sequence ATGAGCCTGCAGACGGCCCCACCGGTCCTCAACCCGTACGACTACGACTTCCACGAGGACCCGTTCCCGTATTACCGGCGGCTACGCGACGAGGCCCCGGTCTATCACAACGAAGAGCTCAACTTCTGGGCGATCTCGCGCCACCAGGATGTGCTGCACGGGTTCCGCAACAGCGAAGCGCTGTCCAACCGGGACGGGGTGTCCCTGGACCCGGTCTCCCGCGGCCCGCATGCCCAGCTGGTGATGTCGTTCCTGGCCATGGATGACCCACAGCATCTGCGGCTTCGCACCCTGGTGTCCAAGGGCTTCACCCCGCGCCGGATCCGCGAGCTCGAACCGCAGGTGGTGCGGCTGGCGCGCCAGCACCTGGACAACGCGATCCAGCCCGGCGCCGACGGCACCTGCTCGTTCGACTTCATCAACGACTTCGCCGGCAAGCTGCCGATGGACGTCATCTCCGAGCTGATGGGCGTGCCGGAGGCCGACCGGGCGCGGATCCGGGAGCTGGCCGACGGGGTGCTGCACCGCGAGGACGGCGTGACAGATGTCCCACAGTCGGCGATTCAGGCGTCGATGGACCTGATGACCTACTACAACGAGATGATCGCCGGCTTCAAGAAGAACCCGGCCGACAATCTGACCTCGGCGCTGCTGGAGACCGAGGTCGACGGGGACCGGCTCGGCGACCAGGAGATTCTGGCTTTCTTGTTCCTGATGGTGATTGCCGGCAACGAAACCACCACCAAGCTGTTGGGCAGTTCCATCTACTGGGGCCACCGCAACCGCGACCAGCTGGCGCCGCTGTACGCCGACCGCTCCAGGATCCCGCTGTGGGTCGAGGAGACACTGCGCTACGACACCCCCAGCCAGATCCTGGCGCGCACCGTCGCGCAGGACTACACCCTGCATGGCACCACCATCCCGGCCGACTCGGTGGTACTGCTGCTGCCCGGTTCCGGAAACCGCGACGAGCGGGTCTTCGATGACCCCGACGCGTTCCAGATCGGACGCGACATCGGCTCCAAGCTACTCAGTTTCGGCAGCGGCGCCCACTTCTGCCTCGGCGCGCACCTGGCCCGGATGGAGGCCCGGGTGGCGCTCGACGAACTGTTCAGCCGGATCAGCGACTACCAGGTCGACGAGGCCAATGCCGTGCGGGTGCATTCATCCAACGTGCGCGGCTTCGCCAACCTCCCGATCACCGTCAAGGAGGCATAA
- a CDS encoding SDR family oxidoreductase gives MGQFDDKVAIVTGSGGGIGQAYAQALAADGAAVVVADINIDGAKTVADQIVADGGKAIAVPVDVSDLESAQAMADAAVAEFGGIDYLVNNAAIFGGMKLDGLLTVPWDYYEKFMRVNLDGALICTRAVYEHMTKRGGGAIVNQSSTAAWVYSNFYGLAKVGVNGLTQQLSRELGWRNIRINAIAPGPIDTEANRTTTPQAIVKQMVQQLPLARMGTPEDLVPMCLFLLSDQASWITGQIFNVDGGQIIRS, from the coding sequence ATGGGTCAATTCGACGACAAGGTGGCTATCGTCACCGGCTCCGGTGGCGGGATCGGGCAGGCCTACGCCCAGGCTCTGGCCGCCGACGGCGCCGCGGTGGTGGTCGCTGACATCAACATCGATGGCGCCAAGACCGTCGCCGACCAGATCGTCGCTGACGGCGGCAAGGCGATCGCGGTGCCGGTCGACGTCTCAGACCTCGAGTCGGCGCAGGCCATGGCGGATGCGGCCGTCGCCGAGTTCGGCGGAATCGACTACCTGGTCAACAACGCCGCGATCTTCGGTGGGATGAAGCTCGACGGCCTGCTGACCGTGCCATGGGACTACTACGAGAAGTTCATGCGAGTGAATCTCGACGGCGCACTGATCTGCACCCGGGCGGTTTACGAGCACATGACCAAGCGCGGTGGTGGCGCGATCGTCAACCAATCCTCCACCGCGGCATGGGTGTACTCAAATTTCTACGGTCTGGCCAAGGTCGGGGTCAATGGTCTGACCCAGCAGCTCTCCCGCGAACTGGGCTGGCGCAACATCCGGATCAATGCGATCGCGCCCGGGCCGATCGACACCGAGGCCAACCGGACCACCACCCCGCAGGCCATCGTGAAGCAGATGGTGCAGCAGCTGCCGTTGGCCCGGATGGGCACGCCGGAAGATCTCGTCCCGATGTGTCTGTTCCTGCTGTCAGACCAGGCGTCGTGGATCACCGGCCAGATCTTCAACGTCGACGGCGGACAGATCATCCGCTCATGA